The DNA region TGTTCCAAACAGCTCCTAAAATGCACCACACTATGTACAACTATGAGTGCCTTAACTGTGTAACATGATTCTATGCTATTTCCGCCTACATAGCAAAATCGGACGAAagcctaactgtaaatttcgGACGCAACATATATAAGTCTCAAATTCCTGTGCTCCAATCACCAAGAATCCGATTAGAGACCGAACAGGTTCTTGAGCATGCAAGCGTGCAAATGCATCTGGTCGATTTTACCGTGATGCCCCTTCACGTCGCGGCCAAGAACCTGAAAGCCGGTACCAGTCAACGCTTCGATGCAGCCATCGTCTCCCATGTAACTGACCGGGACGGGGCGCGTCGAGTGGCTACCCCAGCCGTTGCCGCCGGAACCGTTGGCGCCCCAGAAGTGGCCCACCGCGTCAACGTCGTCTTCCGACCAGGTAGAAAAGTCGTTAATATGCTCGGTGACACTCTGGGAGTCATCTTCGTGACGACCGACTCCGATACCGGCATCCCACGGGTTTACGCCGGAATTACTCTGAGGCGTAATGTTGTGGGATTCACCGCGGATGAGCAAGTGGGCCAAGGCCTCGGGAAAATTGTCCTTCAGAGTAAGGTAGTGGTCGTGGTCGGCAGTGACGTAGAGGGCGTTCTTATCCCAGCCACCGTTATCCATGATCCAGTCAATGATGACCTGCACCGACTCCGAAACGTCAAACATGGTTCCAATCATGTCGTCCATGTGGTTGGCGTGAGCGGACCAATCAATCTAAGAGATACAAAGTGGAAACACGTGAGATTCCGGGAGAAAGCGAGGGGTGGGTAGACAGGAACACAACGTACATCTCCCTGCTCATACATTAGAAAGAAACCATCATCGTCCTTTCCGAGAAAGTCCAAAGCAGCTTTGACATTTTCGGAGATATGGGGAATCtgttcaatttcttcctgtTCGTAATGGTTGCAGAGTTCATCTGGAGTTGTGGCAGTGATTCCGATCACAGCACCAGTATCGGGGTCTGTTTGTCCTTCACCAGAACTACACCAACGATTCGAGTATGTACCGTCAACACCACGGTACGGAAGATTTTGTTGGCCGCTAGTGGTGTAGTCGCCACCCAAGCAAACAAGGAGATGATCGCCATTGTCAGGATCAAGGTCCGCAATCGGGTCGTAGAAAGCGTCGGCCGTTGTCATGTTATTCTGGTACAAAAAGGTCCACTCACTGGAAAGGGCGCCGTTCATCATGCTCTCCAGGTCTTCTTCGAAGGGATAGTAGCGGCCTCCACAAACACCACTGGCCATTGTGGGACGAACCTGCATGAAGCTACGACGTAAGGAGTCGCGATCGGAGCGGGAGTTCGTATGCGTCACAAAGGCTCCAGGAGTAGCATGGAGCATGGGAACGGAAGTAACGACACCTCCAGCCATACCGCAATACATGGCGTCTTCCACAAGCGTGCTAACGTCTTCTTCGTAAAGTGTTTGTGACATCATGTTCACGGCAGCCTTGTGACCAGTGGCCATTGTTCCAGCTGTAGAAGCCGAATCCGTCGCATGACGCATAATGTACTCCGGGTCGAATCCGGTTGAAGTATCGGGACGCTCCTGATAGTAGCGTTTGTCCCAAGGAAATTCTCCTCCCATTTTATTGTCCCAAAGGACCATGTTGCCGCCGTCGGCTTCAAAGTCAAGCGGAGAGAAATCGATCGGGAAACCACACTCGTCAAGAGCAAGGGCAGCCTGACCACTCTCGTGCTCAGAGACATCACCTTCAAGAAGACTTCGAGAAGGAGCATAGTGGTTTCCAG from Phaeodactylum tricornutum CCAP 1055/1 chromosome 23, whole genome shotgun sequence includes:
- a CDS encoding predicted protein, producing MKFSTAVVSLITVAPLVVGAAEESRYLKTGMKSKSGKGKGVRQLSGHRKSEHPASDNGKGKEKGSNRMNSSPKKNRAKSSGGEADKCAGKNGFSRFPFKGLDNSQRLLLREGVVDSIKPSLCGNEGNKNVILVVGDGMGWEMVRSGAIAKQVVDELEGLGCDTTTGCPDNSAAMNAFRGRTLDDYYTEGKGSGMSFQELDGYALMTTTTTVTQEPNPGNHYAPSRSLLEGDVSEHESGQAALALDECGFPIDFSPLDFEADGGNMVLWDNKMGGEFPWDKRYYQERPDTSTGFDPEYIMRHATDSASTAGTMATGHKAAVNMMSQTLYEEDVSTLVEDAMYCGMAGGVVTSVPMLHATPGAFVTHTNSRSDRDSLRRSFMQVRPTMASGVCGGRYYPFEEDLESMMNGALSSEWTFLYQNNMTTADAFYDPIADLDPDNGDHLLVCLGGDYTTSGQQNLPYRGVDGTYSNRWCSSGEGQTDPDTGAVIGITATTPDELCNHYEQEEIEQIPHISENVKAALDFLGKDDDGFFLMYEQGDIDWSAHANHMDDMIGTMFDVSESVQVIIDWIMDNGGWDKNALYVTADHDHYLTLKDNFPEALAHLLIRGESHNITPQSNSGVNPWDAGIGVGRHEDDSQSVTEHINDFSTWSEDDVDAVGHFWGANGSGGNGWGSHSTRPVPVSYMGDDGCIEALTGTGFQVLGRDVKGHHGKIDQMHLHACMLKNLFGL